In Desulfosediminicola ganghwensis, a single window of DNA contains:
- a CDS encoding Smr/MutS family protein, translating into MDEFHEHDEQVEMPIDGILDLHPFSPKDLKYLIPDYIEECRQRNILEVRFIHGKGIGNIRRSVHALLERNEAVASFRLAGEGAGSWGATIAVLIPLK; encoded by the coding sequence ATGGATGAATTCCATGAACACGATGAACAGGTTGAGATGCCCATTGACGGCATTCTTGACCTGCATCCATTTTCCCCCAAAGATCTTAAGTATCTGATCCCTGATTACATAGAAGAGTGCAGGCAGAGAAATATCCTTGAAGTTCGGTTTATTCACGGTAAAGGAATAGGCAATATCCGACGCTCTGTGCATGCGCTGTTGGAAAGAAATGAAGCTGTAGCCAGTTTTCGACTGGCGGGCGAAGGCGCAGGTAGCTGGGGAGCAACTATTGCGGTATTAATCCCTCTGAAGTGA
- a CDS encoding RluA family pseudouridine synthase, with the protein MKFTHHTEVKVPILLVDLLSEETGLSKSIVKDCLKKGAVWLRRPKRKEIRVRRAKYQLKKKDSVKLYYDTSILSQPAPEPVCISDEGRYSIWNKPAGLLSQGTKYGDHCSLLRLVEKHFENRDVFLVHRLDREASGLILIAHDRQAAAAFSTIFGHHKDKSVEKWYQATVQKVLGENGKELRIELPLDGKSSTTIVKVIAIDQQRDRSDLLIQILTGRYHQIRRHLSMIGHPIIGDHRYGRPEGEKLHLKACRLSFICPLTGQAKSYTLQ; encoded by the coding sequence TTGAAATTTACTCACCACACCGAAGTTAAGGTCCCTATTCTCCTGGTTGATTTGCTTTCTGAAGAAACCGGCCTCTCCAAAAGCATTGTCAAGGATTGCCTGAAAAAAGGTGCTGTTTGGTTAAGGAGACCTAAAAGGAAGGAAATCAGAGTTCGAAGGGCCAAATACCAGCTTAAAAAGAAAGATTCGGTCAAGCTGTATTACGATACATCCATACTCTCACAGCCTGCGCCGGAACCGGTTTGTATTTCAGATGAAGGCAGATACAGTATTTGGAATAAACCCGCAGGACTTCTCAGCCAGGGCACAAAATATGGGGACCACTGTTCCCTTTTGCGGCTTGTTGAAAAACATTTTGAAAATAGAGATGTTTTTCTAGTACACAGGCTTGATCGCGAAGCTTCCGGCTTAATCTTAATTGCCCATGACCGTCAGGCAGCAGCTGCCTTTTCTACAATTTTTGGGCATCATAAAGATAAATCAGTTGAAAAGTGGTATCAGGCAACTGTGCAGAAGGTGCTCGGCGAAAACGGCAAAGAACTTCGAATCGAACTGCCGCTTGACGGTAAGTCATCAACAACCATCGTCAAAGTAATCGCAATTGACCAGCAAAGAGACCGGAGCGACTTACTGATACAGATCCTAACAGGGAGGTATCACCAGATACGGCGCCATCTCAGCATGATCGGTCACCCCATTATCGGTGATCACAGGTATGGAAGACCAGAGGGTGAAAAACTCCACCTCAAGGCGTGCAGGCTGAGTTTCATCTGTCCACTCACCGGACAGGCGAAGAGTTACACTTTGCAGTAA
- a CDS encoding nucleotide sugar dehydrogenase, with amino-acid sequence MITLKEARLCVVGLGYVGLPLAVEFGYKYPTIGFDLNRARIEELQSGKDLTLEVPQDQLMAAEFLSYTDRVEKLTKCNIFIVAVPTPIDDAKQPDLKPLLKATETVAGCLKRGDIVIYESTVYPGATEEECVPLLEEISGLTYNRDFCCGYSPERINPGDHEHRLPTIVKVTSGSTPEAAELIDKLYSSIIDAGTFKASSIKVAEAAKVIENTQRDVNIGLINELSLIFNKLGLNTMEVLQAAGTKWNFLPFRPGLVGGHCIGVDPYYLTYKAKKVGYRPRMILAGRRTNDAMGHHIAARIVKMLLQRKIDTINCRVLIMGLTFKENCPDLRNTRVTDIIDELREYGIGVDVHDPWVDREQALKEYGIELVDTLVPKSYDTVILAVGHKQFAQMSRDNLQSLRKEERSIIFDVKSLYPRDWVDDSL; translated from the coding sequence ATGATTACTCTTAAAGAAGCCAGACTATGTGTGGTTGGGTTAGGATATGTAGGTCTGCCCCTGGCGGTTGAGTTTGGGTATAAATACCCGACAATAGGTTTCGACCTGAACAGAGCTAGAATAGAGGAGTTACAGTCCGGCAAAGACTTAACCCTTGAAGTCCCTCAAGATCAGCTTATGGCTGCCGAATTTCTGAGCTACACAGACAGGGTGGAGAAACTGACCAAATGCAATATCTTTATTGTGGCGGTCCCAACACCTATTGATGATGCCAAGCAGCCGGATCTCAAACCGCTACTCAAGGCAACCGAAACAGTGGCAGGCTGTCTGAAACGGGGCGATATTGTGATCTACGAGTCTACTGTTTACCCGGGTGCCACCGAGGAAGAATGTGTCCCCCTTCTTGAAGAGATATCGGGTCTTACCTACAACAGGGATTTCTGTTGTGGCTACTCACCGGAGCGAATAAATCCCGGGGATCATGAGCACAGATTACCAACTATCGTTAAAGTTACCTCTGGCTCTACCCCGGAAGCAGCTGAACTGATAGATAAACTATATTCATCTATAATCGATGCAGGTACATTCAAGGCAAGTTCAATTAAGGTTGCTGAAGCCGCAAAGGTCATAGAAAATACCCAGAGAGACGTAAATATCGGTCTTATCAATGAGCTCTCGCTTATTTTTAATAAGCTTGGCCTCAACACCATGGAAGTTCTTCAGGCGGCAGGTACCAAATGGAATTTTTTACCATTCCGCCCGGGATTGGTTGGCGGTCACTGTATAGGGGTCGACCCGTATTACCTCACCTACAAAGCTAAAAAAGTAGGCTATAGACCCAGGATGATACTCGCTGGCAGGCGTACCAATGACGCCATGGGCCATCATATTGCCGCACGAATAGTGAAAATGCTGCTGCAAAGGAAGATCGACACCATAAATTGTCGAGTGCTGATCATGGGGCTCACCTTTAAAGAAAATTGTCCAGACCTTCGCAACACCCGGGTAACAGACATCATTGACGAATTGCGCGAATATGGAATTGGGGTTGACGTACACGATCCTTGGGTTGATCGGGAGCAAGCACTTAAGGAGTATGGCATTGAATTGGTAGATACCCTTGTTCCAAAAAGCTATGACACTGTCATTTTAGCTGTCGGCCATAAGCAATTCGCACAAATGAGCCGTGACAATCTACAATCTCTTCGAAAAGAAGAGCGTTCAATAATTTTCGATGTTAAATCTCTCTATCCGCGCGACTGGGTGGATGACAGTCTATAA
- the queD gene encoding 6-carboxytetrahydropterin synthase QueD: MYDIFVKTHFAGAHHLRDYPGDCEHPHGHNWKVKVTVRATGLDNLGMGIDFTVLKKHVKEVIDTIDHCDLNEHEAFRILNPSSENIAQYIYNNLVDKLDHERYSLYSISVSETDNQGLIYYGNSDQ, from the coding sequence ATGTACGATATCTTTGTAAAAACCCATTTTGCCGGAGCGCACCATCTGCGAGATTACCCCGGTGACTGCGAACACCCTCATGGTCACAACTGGAAGGTTAAAGTGACTGTTCGTGCCACCGGCCTTGATAACCTCGGCATGGGTATTGATTTTACCGTCCTGAAAAAGCATGTAAAAGAAGTTATTGATACCATTGATCACTGCGATCTCAATGAGCATGAAGCATTTAGGATATTAAATCCTTCATCTGAAAATATTGCTCAATATATTTACAACAATCTCGTGGACAAACTCGACCATGAACGATATTCTCTATACAGCATTTCTGTTTCCGAAACAGATAACCAAGGCTTGATTTACTACGGTAATTCAGACCAGTAG
- a CDS encoding tRNA1(Val) (adenine(37)-N6)-methyltransferase, whose protein sequence is MVEVPENSQQMTADTLFDGEVYCSQFRNGYRFSVDAVLAAHFHTPAKGEKVLDLGAGSGVIGLIMMHRWKQRIATLRSLELQQELCDLTNRNYAENEFAEKCSCYQGNVKEILNIFKPESFSLVVCNPPFYRPETGRQCLDTQAKIARHQITADIFGFAKGAAAVLKNGGSAVFIYPAEQFVELSSALAAVRLEIKDLQFVYSYPNEQVNAKLVMLRCLKNGGRGVRIKEPFYIYREKNGEYSDQMNRLFAP, encoded by the coding sequence ATGGTAGAAGTACCTGAAAACTCACAACAGATGACTGCAGATACACTCTTTGATGGTGAAGTGTATTGTAGTCAATTCAGGAATGGCTATCGGTTTTCGGTGGATGCAGTCCTGGCAGCACACTTTCATACTCCTGCAAAAGGTGAAAAGGTGTTGGATCTCGGTGCGGGGAGCGGTGTCATTGGTTTGATAATGATGCACCGGTGGAAACAGCGAATCGCCACTTTGCGTTCTCTCGAGTTGCAGCAAGAACTCTGTGATTTAACGAACAGGAATTATGCTGAAAACGAATTTGCCGAAAAATGCTCATGTTATCAGGGAAACGTGAAGGAAATATTGAATATATTTAAACCTGAGTCATTTTCCCTGGTGGTTTGTAATCCGCCATTCTACAGACCGGAAACTGGTCGTCAATGCCTTGATACGCAAGCTAAAATAGCCAGGCATCAGATAACAGCCGATATCTTCGGTTTTGCCAAGGGCGCCGCCGCTGTATTAAAAAATGGTGGCTCCGCTGTGTTTATCTATCCGGCTGAGCAGTTTGTAGAGCTTTCCTCAGCTCTTGCTGCTGTGCGGTTGGAGATTAAGGATCTGCAATTTGTTTACAGCTATCCCAATGAGCAGGTCAACGCCAAATTGGTGATGCTCAGGTGCCTTAAAAACGGCGGCCGAGGTGTCCGGATAAAAGAACCCTTTTACATTTACCGGGAGAAAAACGGGGAGTATAGCGATCAGATGAATCGGCTTTTCGCTCCTTAA
- a CDS encoding YifB family Mg chelatase-like AAA ATPase, which produces MLAKITSCTSYGVSGLLIDVEVDVALGLPTFATVGLPDSAVRENKDRVKAAIKNCGYEFPNKRITVNLAPADVRKEGAGFDLPTAMGILAATELIQPKQLEETCIVGELSLDGSVRPVKGVLAMLLAAREAGIKRFIVPKENMEEAAIAASSIDVFPVASLPEAVEFIHGRRELKAVRAAISPKKLIEQDYSADFSEVKGQLHVKRALEIAASGGHNLLMQGPPGSGKTMLARRVPTILPEMTYEEIIETTKIYSISHLGESGPALRVHRPFRAPHHTISDAGLIGGGNTPKPGEVSLAHNGVLFLDELPEFKKHVLEVLRQPLEDGHVTITRANMSLRFPSTFVLIVAMNPCPCGYLGDRRNSCTCSPVQIQRYQSKVSGPLLDRIDLHLTVSALKYDEMSGKECGETSQKIRERVNRTRKIQQTRFTGISHVECNGQMQTREIEEHCSLDQASSTLLKRGMEKLGLSGRGYHRILKLARTIADMELSENIASKHIAEAIQFRRNSI; this is translated from the coding sequence ATGCTTGCCAAAATCACTAGCTGTACCTCTTATGGAGTTAGCGGTCTACTCATTGATGTCGAAGTGGATGTTGCCCTTGGTTTACCGACCTTTGCCACTGTAGGTCTTCCTGACAGTGCTGTCAGGGAGAATAAGGACAGGGTTAAAGCCGCGATTAAGAACTGCGGTTATGAATTCCCGAACAAGCGAATCACAGTCAATCTGGCACCAGCAGATGTCCGTAAAGAAGGGGCGGGTTTCGATCTGCCCACTGCCATGGGAATTCTTGCGGCTACGGAACTTATACAGCCGAAGCAGCTTGAAGAAACATGCATAGTCGGTGAGCTTTCTCTGGATGGATCCGTACGTCCGGTAAAAGGTGTTCTGGCAATGCTTTTGGCAGCCAGGGAGGCTGGCATTAAGAGATTTATTGTCCCTAAAGAAAATATGGAGGAGGCAGCAATTGCTGCCTCCTCCATTGATGTTTTCCCTGTTGCCAGCCTGCCGGAAGCGGTTGAGTTTATTCATGGCAGACGAGAGCTCAAAGCTGTCCGTGCAGCCATCTCACCGAAAAAACTCATTGAACAGGATTACAGTGCTGACTTTTCAGAAGTAAAAGGCCAGTTGCATGTAAAAAGAGCTCTAGAAATTGCAGCCTCCGGCGGACATAATCTTCTCATGCAAGGTCCACCAGGTTCCGGTAAGACAATGCTTGCCAGGAGAGTGCCGACTATCCTGCCTGAAATGACCTATGAGGAGATCATAGAGACCACAAAAATATATAGTATCAGTCATCTGGGCGAATCGGGGCCAGCCCTGCGAGTTCATAGACCTTTCCGTGCACCGCACCATACTATTTCAGATGCCGGGCTGATTGGCGGCGGTAATACTCCAAAGCCAGGTGAAGTTTCTCTTGCTCATAATGGTGTTTTATTCCTGGACGAGTTGCCTGAATTCAAAAAGCACGTTCTGGAGGTGTTGCGCCAGCCCCTGGAGGATGGACATGTTACCATTACCCGGGCCAACATGTCGTTGCGCTTTCCTTCAACCTTTGTATTGATTGTCGCCATGAATCCATGCCCTTGCGGTTATCTTGGTGATCGAAGAAATTCATGCACCTGTAGTCCGGTTCAAATCCAGCGATACCAGAGTAAAGTATCTGGTCCTTTACTTGATAGAATCGACCTTCATCTCACCGTATCTGCATTGAAATATGACGAGATGAGTGGAAAGGAGTGCGGTGAGACATCGCAAAAAATCCGGGAACGTGTTAATAGAACAAGGAAAATTCAACAAACCCGTTTTACTGGAATTTCCCATGTAGAGTGTAATGGGCAAATGCAGACCCGTGAAATCGAGGAACATTGTTCATTGGATCAGGCTTCATCTACGCTTTTGAAAAGAGGTATGGAGAAGCTTGGATTGTCCGGAAGAGGCTATCACAGGATACTCAAACTGGCCCGCACAATTGCCGACATGGAGCTTTCTGAAAACATTGCGTCCAAACATATTGCAGAGGCAATACAGTTTCGCAGAAACAGTATCTAA
- a CDS encoding DUF3352 domain-containing protein codes for MRIVLSVLVSTLMVLGIFLVSRIEIHELETTQFLPVDTLIYAEQVDGVESMKRFFNSRFGKALDSIDYEKVLSEGGFNNQYQAEIRKVLEGVDRLRTDPLVQHILGEKCSVAFVPQRNWSNHDDSLDLFVRHHTLLISKPDLPQLSLAKLLTFYGGTFDNTSVMYGKHTINRMVLENYTLYISVVEGYVLASFEERIIRESLDIFDEQSVNLGTDPDFLAHRTKLGEAERFLYIAIDGLQELAQYGASRSADERAKAVLHEMSTLRGITTLSYGTWRDKDISNDKILAKINQEAMDIQVREMISTRPSINDTLSLVGDNVLLYYWSNTLNPRLLWNMFVAEAGETDADIESIRFEIKNSTGYEVEQIIDMADSSVSILLKPSLRAQFIPIPDTALMIRLRDEESVNALIQESLNQLDIHLQSRKYKDVQYYVWGIYDRESLQPVYTIYRGYLIIANTMDMLRAILDTPLTESQLVAAESFERLDPGFQKLNNSVFYVDQATLALHLEKIVSWLSTIIAVQDRQAAIHARVITDNLISPILHGLAMYEKSATRTSLDGDTIIIESKTKIRE; via the coding sequence ATGCGTATCGTCTTATCCGTTTTGGTCAGTACCTTAATGGTGCTCGGAATATTTCTTGTAAGTCGTATAGAGATTCACGAGCTGGAAACAACCCAATTCCTCCCTGTGGATACCCTCATCTACGCAGAGCAGGTAGATGGTGTTGAGTCAATGAAGAGATTCTTTAACTCACGATTTGGCAAGGCCCTTGACTCCATAGATTACGAAAAAGTGCTCAGTGAGGGTGGTTTCAATAATCAGTATCAGGCTGAGATACGAAAGGTGCTCGAAGGGGTGGACAGATTACGAACTGATCCGCTTGTACAGCATATTCTCGGTGAAAAATGTTCCGTTGCCTTTGTTCCCCAGCGTAACTGGTCCAATCATGATGATTCGCTTGACTTATTTGTTCGTCATCACACCCTGCTGATCAGTAAACCGGATCTGCCTCAACTTAGCCTGGCAAAGTTACTTACCTTCTATGGAGGCACATTCGATAATACCTCTGTAATGTATGGGAAGCACACTATAAACCGAATGGTTCTTGAAAACTATACACTCTATATTTCGGTTGTAGAGGGATACGTTCTTGCCTCTTTTGAGGAACGGATCATACGGGAGTCGTTGGATATCTTTGACGAGCAATCTGTGAATCTTGGAACTGATCCGGATTTCCTTGCTCATCGTACTAAACTCGGCGAGGCAGAGAGATTCCTTTATATTGCAATAGATGGCCTGCAGGAGTTGGCGCAATACGGTGCCAGTCGATCTGCTGACGAAAGGGCGAAAGCGGTACTTCATGAGATGTCCACCCTCAGAGGTATAACCACACTGTCTTACGGTACCTGGCGTGATAAAGATATTTCCAACGATAAAATTCTGGCCAAAATCAACCAGGAAGCAATGGACATACAGGTCAGGGAAATGATCAGCACCCGGCCGTCTATCAATGATACTCTGTCTCTCGTGGGAGATAATGTACTGCTCTATTACTGGTCCAACACTCTGAATCCAAGACTACTGTGGAATATGTTTGTGGCTGAGGCGGGTGAAACAGACGCAGATATTGAATCCATAAGGTTTGAGATCAAAAATTCAACAGGTTACGAGGTTGAACAGATTATAGATATGGCTGATTCAAGTGTCTCCATTCTGCTCAAACCGAGTTTGCGGGCACAGTTTATCCCGATACCAGACACGGCGCTGATGATAAGGCTCCGTGATGAGGAGTCTGTCAACGCGCTGATTCAGGAAAGTTTAAACCAACTCGACATTCATTTGCAGAGCCGGAAATATAAGGACGTTCAATATTATGTCTGGGGCATCTATGACCGCGAAAGCCTGCAACCGGTCTATACAATTTACCGGGGTTACCTTATTATTGCTAATACCATGGATATGCTGCGGGCAATCCTGGATACTCCGTTGACCGAATCTCAACTTGTTGCGGCAGAATCGTTTGAAAGACTGGATCCGGGCTTTCAAAAGCTGAACAATTCTGTATTCTATGTGGATCAGGCTACCCTGGCCCTGCATCTGGAAAAGATTGTTAGCTGGCTCAGTACTATTATAGCGGTACAGGACCGGCAAGCCGCGATCCATGCCAGAGTGATCACGGACAACCTGATTAGCCCCATACTACATGGGCTTGCCATGTATGAAAAATCCGCCACAAGGACTTCGCTTGATGGCGATACCATTATTATAGAGTCAAAAACCAAGATTAGAGAGTGA
- the thiL gene encoding thiamine-phosphate kinase, with protein sequence MIERDLIKHIAAKAHRSHPNLLKGIGDDCAVFSQEADREWHISTDMLVQGVHFDTSWHQPYLLGRKSLAVNISDIAAMGAKPQFALLSVGLPGDLDSNWIESYVDGVLAILDEYQCVLVGGDTVSAKQLTISVTVLGTAPRGCSIPRDGAASGDSVYVSGNLGSSAAGLYLCQMRKASDPGLQELAWQQLVMAHLDPKPRVALAEILLQSGMVTSMQDISDGIATDLSHLCTASKVSAIIEEKSLPAHAELIEMCGQLNVSQQDFQLKGGEDYELVFTVRSGAEEMFENYCREQRRKAAEKGQPDIPVVTRIGVIQPGDGVCMRTHSGELIDIAYQGYEHSS encoded by the coding sequence ATGATTGAACGCGATCTTATTAAGCACATTGCTGCCAAAGCACATAGGTCTCATCCCAATCTCCTTAAAGGCATAGGGGACGATTGTGCTGTTTTCAGCCAGGAGGCAGATCGGGAGTGGCATATATCGACAGATATGCTGGTGCAGGGTGTCCATTTCGACACAAGCTGGCACCAGCCATACCTGCTGGGACGTAAATCTCTTGCCGTCAATATAAGTGATATTGCTGCGATGGGAGCGAAACCGCAGTTTGCCCTTCTTTCAGTCGGCCTTCCAGGAGATTTGGACAGCAACTGGATTGAGAGTTATGTGGATGGAGTGTTGGCTATTCTCGATGAATACCAATGCGTGCTCGTCGGCGGCGATACCGTATCGGCAAAACAACTCACTATTTCCGTCACCGTCCTGGGGACAGCCCCCCGCGGATGCTCTATACCCAGAGATGGAGCCGCGTCCGGGGATAGTGTCTATGTGTCTGGAAACCTTGGTTCATCAGCTGCCGGTCTTTATCTTTGTCAAATGCGGAAGGCAAGCGATCCGGGTTTACAGGAATTAGCCTGGCAGCAACTGGTCATGGCCCATCTGGACCCAAAGCCTCGAGTTGCGCTCGCTGAAATACTTTTACAAAGCGGGATGGTCACCTCAATGCAGGATATTTCAGACGGAATTGCTACAGATCTCAGCCATCTCTGCACCGCAAGTAAGGTTTCTGCGATCATTGAGGAGAAGAGCTTACCGGCGCATGCTGAACTTATTGAGATGTGTGGTCAACTCAATGTGTCACAGCAAGACTTTCAGCTGAAAGGCGGAGAGGATTATGAGCTCGTCTTTACAGTCAGGAGTGGGGCAGAAGAGATGTTTGAGAACTACTGCAGGGAACAACGCCGAAAAGCTGCAGAAAAAGGGCAACCGGATATTCCTGTTGTTACCAGGATAGGCGTAATTCAGCCGGGTGATGGTGTATGCATGCGCACTCACTCAGGAGAACTGATCGATATCGCATACCAGGGTTACGAGCACTCCTCGTAA
- a CDS encoding deoxycytidylate deaminase: protein MKRTNYLSWDEYFMAVALLSAQRSKDPSTQVGACVANDQNKIVGVGYNGFPWGCSDDEMPWNREGAFLDTKYPYVCHAELNAVLNAITTDLRGCRLYVGLFPCNECTKVIIQAGISEIIYLSDKYKDTDAVKASKVMLNKSPNISYRQLKTGLDMVRLSFLLPGEESN from the coding sequence ATGAAACGAACCAACTATTTAAGCTGGGATGAATACTTCATGGCGGTCGCACTGCTTTCGGCCCAGCGCAGCAAAGACCCCAGTACCCAGGTCGGAGCATGTGTCGCCAATGATCAAAACAAGATCGTTGGCGTCGGATACAACGGATTTCCCTGGGGCTGCTCTGATGACGAGATGCCCTGGAATCGTGAAGGAGCCTTTCTCGATACCAAATACCCGTACGTCTGTCATGCCGAACTCAATGCGGTGCTTAACGCTATTACCACCGACCTTAGAGGCTGTCGTCTTTATGTCGGCCTGTTTCCGTGCAATGAGTGCACCAAGGTCATCATCCAGGCTGGAATCAGCGAAATTATATATCTTTCAGACAAATATAAAGATACAGATGCTGTAAAGGCATCCAAGGTCATGCTGAACAAATCCCCCAATATCAGCTATCGCCAGCTGAAGACGGGTCTGGATATGGTGAGGCTATCGTTCCTGCTGCCAGGGGAAGAGTCGAATTAA
- a CDS encoding alpha/beta hydrolase, translating to MSNYSKLDRPEILSHIFYPLQLERTPLPENACDFDCTVEENIVLGCRFHAAGKEAPTIIFFHGNGETVADYDEVGAKYNQFGMNFLVTTYRGYGWSTGSPTVTSMLADTDIILQKAQVWLEEKGFTGSIFAMGRSLGSAAAIDLVQRHQKVLKGLIIESGFSDTLPLTENLGIDSEKAELTEEDCFGNSEKIAEIKLTTLILHGARDTIIPIQLAEKLQACSGARAKQFIMVPGADHNNIVEVGGDRYFDVIKSFVDKACGITKWSYKRRKYNRPDSQ from the coding sequence ATGTCTAATTACAGTAAACTTGATCGCCCTGAAATTCTCTCGCATATCTTCTATCCGCTCCAGCTCGAACGTACGCCTCTTCCTGAGAACGCTTGCGACTTTGACTGTACAGTTGAAGAAAATATCGTTCTCGGTTGCCGCTTTCATGCCGCCGGCAAAGAAGCTCCAACAATCATCTTTTTCCACGGTAACGGTGAGACGGTTGCAGATTATGATGAGGTAGGTGCAAAATACAATCAATTTGGTATGAACTTTCTTGTTACAACCTACCGGGGTTATGGCTGGAGTACCGGCAGCCCCACTGTTACCAGTATGCTTGCCGATACGGATATTATTTTGCAGAAGGCTCAGGTCTGGCTTGAGGAAAAAGGCTTTACCGGTTCCATCTTCGCAATGGGACGTTCCCTCGGTTCTGCTGCGGCAATCGACCTTGTCCAACGCCACCAGAAGGTTTTGAAGGGTCTGATTATCGAGAGCGGCTTCTCAGACACCCTGCCTCTGACTGAAAACCTCGGTATCGATTCTGAGAAAGCTGAACTAACTGAAGAAGACTGCTTCGGTAACAGCGAAAAAATTGCAGAAATCAAGCTGACAACACTTATTCTTCATGGTGCAAGGGATACCATCATCCCGATACAGCTAGCAGAAAAACTTCAGGCCTGCAGCGGTGCAAGAGCCAAGCAGTTCATCATGGTTCCGGGTGCTGACCATAACAACATCGTTGAGGTTGGTGGCGATAGATACTTCGACGTAATCAAAAGCTTTGTCGATAAGGCGTGCGGTATCACCAAGTGGAGCTACAAGCGTCGAAAGTACAACCGACCTGATTCCCAATAA
- a CDS encoding PPC domain-containing DNA-binding protein, whose product MDALSLRLHPGQDLKAELDRLVEEHEIEAACILTCVGSLTTAVLRFANRNSLEKLAGHFEIVSLTGVLSKHGSHYHIAIADERGTTYGAHLMDGCTIYTTAEIVIGIIPNISFLREFDVHTGYPELEIVSLPQERSKEHEPQ is encoded by the coding sequence ATGGACGCCCTAAGCCTCAGGTTACATCCCGGGCAGGATCTCAAAGCAGAACTTGATCGACTGGTCGAAGAACATGAAATTGAAGCGGCCTGTATCCTTACCTGTGTAGGGAGCCTAACCACCGCAGTGTTGCGATTCGCCAACAGAAATAGTCTGGAAAAACTCGCTGGACATTTCGAGATAGTTTCATTGACAGGGGTCCTGTCCAAGCATGGCTCGCACTATCATATTGCCATTGCTGATGAACGCGGCACAACGTACGGCGCCCATTTGATGGATGGCTGCACAATCTATACTACAGCAGAAATCGTTATTGGCATCATTCCGAATATTTCATTTTTACGGGAATTTGACGTGCATACAGGATACCCGGAACTGGAAATCGTTTCCCTACCACAAGAAAGGAGCAAAGAGCATGAGCCTCAGTAA
- a CDS encoding ECF transporter S component, which translates to MSLSKQFKEDFTTTTIVLMSIAIVINIVAGQLVSMLKLPIFLDSIGTVLVGLLAGPWAGGLTGLLTNLIWGMISSPVAAAFSPVAMVIGIAAGLCAKYGLFRSLWLAIISGVIITVCNAVVAVPIRLYMFGGITGSGADFMTSYMLALGKDLFGSVVVTVFTSNLLDKVATAVLAWGIVQALPERTIGRLNRAKCVVITG; encoded by the coding sequence ATGAGCCTCAGTAAACAATTCAAAGAAGATTTTACCACCACGACCATAGTACTGATGTCAATTGCAATTGTTATCAATATCGTCGCCGGGCAATTGGTATCGATGCTCAAGCTTCCGATATTTCTTGACTCAATAGGTACAGTTCTGGTCGGTCTGCTCGCCGGTCCCTGGGCAGGCGGCCTTACCGGGCTGCTAACCAACCTGATCTGGGGCATGATCAGTTCTCCTGTCGCCGCAGCTTTTTCACCCGTGGCAATGGTCATTGGTATTGCAGCAGGTCTGTGTGCAAAATACGGGCTGTTCAGGAGCTTGTGGCTGGCTATAATCAGCGGTGTGATCATTACAGTGTGCAACGCTGTTGTTGCCGTGCCAATCAGGCTCTACATGTTTGGTGGTATCACCGGATCCGGTGCCGATTTCATGACTTCCTACATGTTGGCACTCGGTAAGGATCTGTTCGGTTCTGTAGTTGTTACTGTCTTTACTTCAAATCTGCTCGACAAGGTTGCCACTGCAGTACTTGCCTGGGGTATCGTACAGGCCCTGCCGGAAAGAACAATTGGGCGACTGAACAGGGCCAAATGCGTAGTTATAACCGGGTAA